Sequence from the Thermocoleostomius sinensis A174 genome:
AGTTGGTTCTTTGCACCCAGTTTTGGAGTGGCGGCCATCTTCCGCTTTGTGTTGTTTGTGCAAGGCTTTCACAACTACACCCTCAATCCGTTTCACATGATGGGTGTTGCTGGAGTGTTGGGTGGTGCGCTGCTGTGTGCGATTCATGGCGCGACGGTAGAAAATACGTTATTTGAAGATACACGCACCTACAGCACTTTTTCAGGGTATAGCCCAACGCAGCAGGAAGAAACCTATTCATTTGTCACTGCCAACCGCTTCTGGTCGCAAATTTTTGGCATTGCGTTTTCCAACAAACGCTGGCTGCACTTTTTTATGCTGTTTGTGCCAGTTACAGGCTTATGGATGAGTGCGATCGGCATGGCAGGGCTAGCATTTAATCTGCGGGCCTACGATTTCATTAGCCAAGAGTTGCGAGCGGCAGCCGATCCTGAATACGAAACGTTCTATACCAAAAACATTTTATTAAACGAGGGGTTGCGCGTCTGGATGGCAGAAGCAGACCAACCCCATGAACACTTTGTATTCCCAGAGGAGGTACTCCCTCGTGGCAACGCTCTTTGATCGCTCTACAGCACGAGTTGTTCCAACTGCTAAAGGCAAAGCCATTGAAACCGCTAGCGAAGGCCGGGATATTGCGTCCACTGGCTATCCGTGGTGGGCTGGCAATGCTCGCTTCATTAACAAGTCGGGGCGTTTCTTGGGGGCCCATGTGGCCCATGCGGGACTGGTTGCTTTCTGGGCTGGAGCCATGCTGCTGTTTGAAGTGGCGCACTATGTTCCAGAAAAGCCAATGTATGAACAGGGACTAATCCTTATGCCCCATGTAGCAACATTAGGGTTTGGCGTTGGGCCCGGAGGGCAGGTCACTAGTATTTTTCCCTTCTTTGCGATCGCCGTGATGCACTTAATTGGTTCAGCAGTGTTGGGATTAGGTGGACTGTATCATGCTCTGCGTGGACCCGAACGGCTACCAGGATTCTTCGATTTTGACTGGGCCGATAAGGACAAAGTCACAACAATTTTAGGGTATCACCTGATCGCCTTGGGCGTTGCAGCATTGCTGTTTGTTTGCAAAGCCATGTTTTGGGGGGGGTTGTATGACACTTGGGCCCCCGGAGGCGGAGATGTACGCCTTGTGACACATCCCACTCTCAATCCTTTGAGAATCTTCGGGTATTTGTTCCGATCGCCCTACGGAGAAGCTGGCTGGATTGTTGGCGTTAACAATTTGGAAGACATTGTCGGCGGACACATTTGGGTGGGGGCGCTTCTAATTGCAGGAGGTATCTGGCATATTGTCACGCAGCCGTTTAAGTGGACACATGGCGCATTTACATGGTCGGGGGAAGCCTATCTTGCTCAAAGCTTGGGCAACATCTGTGGACAGGCTTTTATTGCCACCGCCTTCATCTGGTTTAATAACACGGCCTATCCCAGCGAATTTTACGGTCCTACCGTTGCAGAGTCGTCTCAGGCGCAAGCGCTTATCTTTTTGGTTCGTGATCAGAAGCTAGGAGCGAATGTTGGCTCGGCTCAAGGCCCCACCGGGTTAGGAAAATACTTGCAACGATCGCCCACCGGGGAAATCATTTTTGGGGGAGAAACCATGCGTTTTTGGGATTGTCGTGCCCCCTGGCTAGAACCCCTGCGTGGTCCCAATGGACTCGATCTCGATAAACTTCAGCATGATGTGCAGCCCTGGCAAATCCGTCGCGCGGCTGAATATATGACGCATCCGCCGATCGGTTCTCTCAATTCAGTGGGTGGGTTGGCCACAGAGATCAATTCTTTCAATTTTGTCGGAACCCGTACTTGGCTAGCCGCTGCCCACTTTGTCTTTGCCTTTCTCTTTCTAGTAGGCCATCTCTGGCACGCCGGCCGTGCCCGTGCTGCTGCTGCTGGCTTTGAACGAGGCATCGATCGAGCCAACGAACCTGTTTTGTCCATGCCAGATATTGATTAGTGTGATTGCCGATGAATGATGAATACGCTCCCTTGTTCATCATTCATCTTTTCCTCTATTCTCAATTTCGGGTAAGTATCATGCTCCTAAATGTTCCAATTGAAGCCACTTCACCTTTCTTAAAACCTATATGCTTTGCAGTTGCGTGGCTATTGATATTTCTTCTAGGTCGTAGTCTTTGGATGGTTCTACAAGAGGCTGTACATCACGCTGGCAAAATGCACAAGATTCCTTGCGCTAAGTGTCAGTTTTTTACTGGAAATTATCAACTAAAATGTACGGTTCATCCTTCTATTGCTCTATCGGAGGCGGCGATCGATTGTCCTGATTATCGGTCTGCATCGGAATTTTATCCCTCAACGCTGAATGATTCCGTGAACGAGAAAGAACCTGTTCATGCAAACACGCTTTAGAAACTGTAGCGATTCTAAACGAGAGTGAAAGTAAGCACTTCTTACTCCTCAACCCCCATTCCCTACTAGAAAAGGAGCTTACCTTATGGGACTTCCCTGGTATCGCGTCCATACGGTTGTTCTCAATGATCCAGGGCGCTTAATTGCTGTCCATCTCATGCACACAGCCCTAACAGCC
This genomic interval carries:
- the psbD gene encoding photosystem II D2 protein (photosystem q(a) protein); this translates as MTIALERPRSWGDVFTIFDDWLKRDRFVFIGWSGLLLFPCAYLSIGAWFTGTTFVTSWYTHGLASSYLEGCNFLTAAVSTPADSLGHSLLFLWGPEAQWDFTRWCQLGGLWTFTAFHGALGLIGFCLRQIEIARLVGVRPYNALAFSAPIAVFVATFLVYPLGQSSWFFAPSFGVAAIFRFVLFVQGFHNYTLNPFHMMGVAGVLGGALLCAIHGATVENTLFEDTRTYSTFSGYSPTQQEETYSFVTANRFWSQIFGIAFSNKRWLHFFMLFVPVTGLWMSAIGMAGLAFNLRAYDFISQELRAAADPEYETFYTKNILLNEGLRVWMAEADQPHEHFVFPEEVLPRGNAL
- the psbC gene encoding photosystem II reaction center protein CP43 — translated: MATLFDRSTARVVPTAKGKAIETASEGRDIASTGYPWWAGNARFINKSGRFLGAHVAHAGLVAFWAGAMLLFEVAHYVPEKPMYEQGLILMPHVATLGFGVGPGGQVTSIFPFFAIAVMHLIGSAVLGLGGLYHALRGPERLPGFFDFDWADKDKVTTILGYHLIALGVAALLFVCKAMFWGGLYDTWAPGGGDVRLVTHPTLNPLRIFGYLFRSPYGEAGWIVGVNNLEDIVGGHIWVGALLIAGGIWHIVTQPFKWTHGAFTWSGEAYLAQSLGNICGQAFIATAFIWFNNTAYPSEFYGPTVAESSQAQALIFLVRDQKLGANVGSAQGPTGLGKYLQRSPTGEIIFGGETMRFWDCRAPWLEPLRGPNGLDLDKLQHDVQPWQIRRAAEYMTHPPIGSLNSVGGLATEINSFNFVGTRTWLAAAHFVFAFLFLVGHLWHAGRARAAAAGFERGIDRANEPVLSMPDID